The following are encoded together in the Cicer arietinum cultivar CDC Frontier isolate Library 1 chromosome 2, Cicar.CDCFrontier_v2.0, whole genome shotgun sequence genome:
- the LOC101502297 gene encoding cytochrome P450 CYP736A12-like, whose product MFSATTITIFGFLPITLAYLLCTLFFHKKEKTINNKKPPGPPTLPIIGNLHKLGNLPHRSLQLLSKKYGPIMSLQFGQIPFIVISSSKAAELFLKTHDIYFASRPKSQGSEIMSYGSKGMAISEYGPYWRSVRKLCTLNLLSALKVEMFGPIRKEELGVLVKSLEKASLVGEVVNVSEAVENLIEDIMYKMILGRSKYEQFDLKGLIQEAMVLFGSFNVADYVPWLSAFDIQGLTRACKKMSKSLDEVLEVIITEHEESTNVEKTRHEDFIDILLSIMHHNIDKENEQSHAIDRTNIKAILLDVILGAIDTSANVIGWTFSELLRHPKVMKNLQNEIEKEVGNKRMVEEKDLKKFKYLDMVIDESLRLYPVGPLLLPRECRESVTIDGYFIKEKTRLIVNAWAIGRDPNVWSENAEEFYPERFVDKTMNYQGQDFECIPFGSGRRRCPGIHLGLVTVRFVIAQLVHCFNWELPSNITPSNLNMEEKFGLSIPRAQHLHAIPSYRLACDVNHE is encoded by the exons ATGTTTTCtgcaacaacaataacaatatttggttttcttcCCATCACTTTAGCATATCTTTTATGCACACTCTTCtttcataaaaaagaaaaaaccatTAACAATAAAAAGCCACCAGGTCCACCAACATTACCAATAATCGGAAACCTTCATAAATTAGGCAATCTTCCACATAGATCACTTCAATTACTATCCAAAAAATATGGTCCAATCATGTCCTTACAATTTGGTCAAATTCCTTTTATAGTAATTTCATCTTCAAAAGCAGCAGAATTATTCCTAAAAACACATGATATATATTTTGCAAGTCGACCAAAGAGTCAAGGATCTGAGATAATGTCTTATGGTTCAAAAGGGATGGCTATATCAGAGTATGGTCCATATTGGCGTAGTGTGAGGAAACTTTGTActttgaatcttcttagtgctTTGAAAGTTGAGATGTTTGGTCCTATTAGGAAGGAGGAGTTAGGTGTTTTGGTTAAGTCTTTGGAGAAAGCTTCTTTGGTTGGTGAGGTTGTGAATGTTAGTGAGGCTGTAGAGAATCTTATTGAAGATATTATGTATAAGATGATATTGGGTAGGAGTAAGTATGAACAATTTGATTTGAAGGGGTTGATTCAAGAAGCAATGGTTTTATTTGGATCTTTTAATGTTGCTGATTATGTTCCTTGGCTAAGTGCATTTGATATTCAG GGATTAACACGAGCTTGCAAGAAAATGAGCAAATCACTTGATGAGGTGTTGGAAGTAATAATAACAGAGCATGAAGAATCTACTAATGTAGAGAAAACACGTCATGAGGATTTCATTGATATACTTCTCTCAATTATGCACCATAACATAGataaagaaaatgaacaaaGTCATGCTATTGATCGAACTAACATCAAGGCTATTTTACTAGACGTGATTTTAGGAGCAATCGATACATCTGCAAACGTAATTGGCTGGACTTTCTCCGAACTTTTAAGACATCCAAAAGTGatgaaaaatcttcaaaatgAGATAGAAAAGGAAGTAGGAAATAAGAGAATGGTAGAAGAGAAAGATTTGAAGAAGTTTAAATACTTAGATATGGTGATTGATGAAAGCTTAAGGCTTTATCCTGTTGGACCCTTACTACTACCTCGTGAGTGTAGAGAGAGCGTAACAATTGAtggttattttattaaagaaaaaacacGATTAATTGTAAATGCATGGGCAATAGGTAGAGATCCAAATGTTTGGTCAGAAAATGCTGAAGAATTTTATCCAGAGAGATTTGTTGATAAGACAATGAATTATCAAGGACAAGATTTTGAATGTATACCATTTGGTTCTGGTCGGAGACGTTGTCCTGGGATTCATTTGGGTTTGGTTACTGTTAGATTTGTTATAGCTCAATTGGTGCATTGTTTTAATTGGGAACTTCCTTCTAATATTACTCCTTCCAATTTGAACATGGAAGAAAAATTTGGACTCTCTATACCAAGAGCTCAACACTTGCATGCAATACCTAGTTATCGTTTGGCATGTGATGTCAATCATGAATAA
- the LOC105851633 gene encoding cytochrome P450 CYP736A12-like yields the protein MSSASILTILVFLLFTFIFTYLVFKLFLHPKEKSINNKKAPGPAKLPIIGNLNLLGTLPHRSLHSLSIKYGPIMSLQLGQVPTIIVSSSKAAELFLKTHDIVFASRPKIQGTELISYDSKALAFSEYGPYWRSVRKLCTLKLLSPSKVEMFRPIRKEELGVLVKSLEKASMVGEVVNVSEVVGNLIEEIMCKIILGRSKYEQFDLKKLVQEALALIGSFNMADYVPWLGAFDLQGLTRAFKRVSKSLDEVLEVIITEHEQATKIDKTHREDFVNILLSIMHQPIDFENEHNHIIDRTNIKAFLLDMIVAGIDTSSTVIEWALSELIRHPRVMKNLQDEITNEVGNKRMVEENDLNKLNYLDMVVNETLRLYPVGPLLLPRECRESITIDGYFIKKKTRVMINAWAIGRDPNVWSENADEFYPERFIDKKMNYQGQEFDSIPFGSGRRRCPGIQLGLVTVKLVIAQLVHCFNWKLPYNMSPSNLNMEEKFGLTMPRAQHLYAIPSYRLVNDVKHE from the exons ATGTCTTCTGCTTCAATATTAACCATACTTGTTTTCCTTCTCTTCACTTTCATTTTCACATATCTTGTATTCAAACTTTTCTTACATCCAAAAGAAAAAAGCATAAACAATAAAAAGGCACCAGGTCCAGCAAAACTACCAATAATAGGAAATCTCAACTTATTAGGCACTCTTCCCCATCGATCTCTTCATTCACTTTCCATCAAATATGGTCCCATCATGTCCTTACAATTGGGCCAAGTCCCAACTATTATCGTTTCATCTTCAAAAGCAGCAGAATTATTCCTCAAAACTCATGATATTGTTTTTGCAAGTCGACCAAAGATTCAAGGAACTGAGCTCATCTCTTACGATTCCAAAGCGTTGGCTTTTTCTGAGTATGGTCCTTATTGGCGTAGTGTGAGGAAATTGTGCACTTTGAAACTTCTCAGTCCTTCCAAAGTTGAGATGTTTCGTCCTATTAGAAAGGAAGAGTTGGGTGTTTTGGTTAAGTCATTGGAGAAAGCTTCTATGGTGGGTGAAGTTGTGAATGTTAGTGAGGTTGTAGGGAACCTTATTGAGGAAATTATGTGTAAAATAATATTGGGTCGAAGTAAGTATGAGCAATTTGACTTGAAGAAGTTGGTTCAAGAAGCATTGGCTTTGATCGGATCTTTTAATATGGCTGATTATGTTCCTTGGTTAGGTGCATTTGATCTTCAG GGATTAACACGAGCTTTTAAAAGAGTGAGTAAATCACTTGATGAAGTTTTGGAGGTGATAATAACAGAGCATGAACAAGCTACTAAAATAGACAAAACTCATCGTGAAGACTTTGTAAACATACTTCTCTCAATAATGCACCAACCCATAGATTTCGAAAATGAACACAATCATATTATTGATCGAACTAACATCAAAGCTTTTTTACTAGACATGATTGTGGCAGGAATTGATACATCTTCTACCGTGATTGAGTGGGCTTTATCTGAACTTATAAGACATCCAAGAGTGATGAAAAACCTTCAAGATGAGATAACAAATGAAGTAGGAAATAAGAGAATGGTTGAAGAGAATGATTTAAATAAGTTGAATTACTTAGATATGGTTGTTAATGAAACCTTAAGGCTTTATCCTGTTGGACCCTTACTACTTCCTCGTGAGTGTAGAGAGAGCATAACAATTGATGgttattttattaagaaaaagaCACGAGTAATGATAAATGCATGGGCTATTGGGAGAGATCCTAATGTTTGGTCAGAAAATGCTGATGAATTTTATCCAGAGAGATTTATTGACAAGAAAATGAACTATCAAGGACAAGAGTTTGATTCTATACCATTTGGTTCTGGTCGTAGGCGTTGTCCTGGGATTCAATTGGGTTTGGTTACTGTTAAATTGGTTATAGCTCAATTGGTGCATTGCTTTAATTGGAAACTTCCATATAATATGAGTCCTTCCAATTTGAATATGGAGGAGAAATTTGGACTCACTATGCCAAGAGCTCAACACTTGTATGCAATACCTAGTTATCGTTTGGTGAATGATGTCAAGCATGAATAG